The Streptomyces sp. HUAS CB01 genome has a segment encoding these proteins:
- a CDS encoding peptidoglycan D,D-transpeptidase FtsI family protein has protein sequence MNKTIRRAAVFSLLLVFALLLRATWVQGYEAKALADDKHNRRNTIAQYAQPLGDIVVAGSPVTGSQRTKGGDLAYKRTYTDGALYAPVTGYSSQAYGATQLEGIYGEVLDGTDNRLKNPLDVLTGKRAQPGDVLTTIDPAVQKAGFEALGDKKGAAVAIDPKTGRILGVVSTPSYDPSEISGTTDGEAWQRLTGDEDQPVVNRALRQPLPPGSTFKLVVAAAALEDGLYSSVDEPTDSPQPYTLPHTRTVLVNENRSAPCENATIRTALRYSCNNVFGRMAEQLGKEKVRATAEKFGFNDSEQDVPVRAARSVYPKDMDDAQTALTGIGQFEVTATPLQIAMVSAALANDGLMASPHMVSKVVDADGTTLQEYPDSDTERVVSSETAEQLRSAMVTVVEDGTGTNARIDGAEVGGKTGTAQHGENNSKTPYAWFTSYAEADGKAVAVAVIVEDSGAARSEVSGNGLAAPIAEKMMRAALG, from the coding sequence ATGAACAAGACGATCAGGCGCGCCGCGGTCTTCAGCCTGCTCCTGGTGTTCGCCCTGCTGCTGCGGGCGACCTGGGTGCAGGGCTACGAGGCCAAGGCCCTCGCGGACGACAAGCACAACCGGCGGAACACCATCGCGCAGTACGCGCAGCCGCTCGGCGACATCGTCGTGGCCGGCTCCCCGGTCACCGGCTCGCAGCGGACGAAGGGAGGCGATCTCGCCTACAAGCGCACGTACACGGACGGCGCGCTCTACGCACCCGTCACCGGCTACAGCTCGCAGGCGTACGGGGCCACACAGCTCGAGGGCATCTACGGCGAGGTGCTCGACGGCACGGACAACCGGCTGAAGAACCCCCTGGACGTGCTCACCGGCAAGCGGGCCCAGCCGGGGGACGTCCTCACCACCATCGACCCCGCGGTGCAGAAGGCCGGTTTCGAGGCGCTCGGCGACAAGAAGGGCGCCGCGGTCGCCATCGACCCGAAGACCGGACGGATCCTCGGGGTGGTGAGCACCCCGTCGTACGACCCGTCGGAGATCAGCGGGACCACGGACGGCGAGGCGTGGCAGCGGCTCACCGGGGACGAGGACCAGCCCGTGGTCAACCGGGCCCTGCGGCAGCCGCTGCCGCCCGGCTCGACCTTCAAGCTCGTGGTCGCCGCCGCGGCGCTGGAGGACGGGCTCTACTCGTCCGTGGACGAGCCGACCGACAGCCCCCAGCCCTACACGCTGCCGCACACCCGGACGGTGCTGGTCAACGAGAACAGGTCCGCGCCGTGTGAGAACGCCACGATCCGCACCGCACTGCGGTACTCCTGCAACAACGTCTTCGGCCGGATGGCGGAGCAGCTCGGCAAGGAGAAGGTCCGGGCGACGGCGGAGAAGTTCGGCTTCAACGACTCCGAGCAGGACGTCCCCGTGCGTGCCGCCAGGAGTGTGTACCCGAAGGACATGGACGACGCGCAGACGGCGCTGACGGGCATCGGGCAGTTCGAGGTCACGGCCACTCCCCTGCAGATCGCCATGGTGTCGGCCGCCCTGGCCAACGACGGCCTCATGGCCTCGCCGCACATGGTGTCCAAGGTCGTCGACGCCGACGGCACCACGCTGCAGGAGTACCCCGACTCCGACACCGAGCGCGTCGTGTCCTCGGAGACGGCCGAGCAGCTGCGCAGCGCGATGGTCACGGTCGTCGAGGACGGCACGGGCACCAACGCCCGGATCGACGGCGCCGAGGTCGGCGGCAAGACGGGCACGGCGCAGCACGGCGAGAACAACAGCAAGACGCCTTACGCCTGGTTCACCTCGTACGCCGAGGCCGACGGAAAGGCGGTGGCGGTCGCGGTGATCGTCGAGGATTCCGGGGCGGCGCGTTCCGAGGTGAGCGGCAACGGACTCGCGGCGCCGATCGCGGAGAAGATGATGCGGGCGGCGCTCGGATAG
- a CDS encoding NCS2 family permease: MPETQERNALDRYFRIAERGSTVAREVRGGIATFFTMAYILVLNPIILGSAQDKFGNQLSAHQLVTVTALVAAVMTVIMGVGGNVPIAIAAGLGLNALVAYQIAPLMSWPDAMGLVVIEGIVICVLVVTGLREAIMHAIPQQLKQAISVGIGMFIAFIGFVDAGFATRIPGETGTVPVQLGSTGQLSGWPVLVFCLGVLLTISLVTRKVRGAILLSIVTMTVVAIVIDAIADIEPTAWGLTVPSIPDDVVAFPDFGLVGSFSLFGAFEQVSVVTVVLLVFTLVLSDFFDTMGTVVGVSNEAGLLDEKGDVPNLGRILLIDGAAAAAGGLASASSATSYVESAAGVGEGARTGFANVVTGALFGLALLLTPLATVVPAQAAAPALVVVGFLLMTQVRHIDWLSYEIAIPAFLTIVVMPFTYSITNGIGAGFIAYVVLKTVLGKAREVHALLWVTAALFVVYFAIDPIEQLIGLR, encoded by the coding sequence ATGCCGGAAACGCAAGAGCGAAACGCCCTCGACCGCTACTTCCGCATCGCCGAACGAGGATCGACCGTCGCCCGCGAAGTGCGGGGCGGCATCGCCACGTTCTTCACGATGGCCTACATCCTCGTCCTCAACCCGATCATCCTCGGCAGTGCCCAGGACAAGTTCGGCAACCAGCTCTCCGCGCACCAGCTGGTCACCGTCACCGCCCTGGTGGCCGCCGTGATGACCGTGATCATGGGCGTCGGCGGCAATGTGCCGATCGCCATCGCGGCCGGACTCGGCCTCAACGCCCTCGTCGCCTACCAGATCGCGCCGCTGATGAGCTGGCCCGACGCGATGGGCCTGGTGGTGATCGAGGGCATCGTCATCTGCGTGCTCGTCGTCACCGGGCTGCGCGAGGCGATCATGCACGCCATCCCGCAACAGCTGAAACAGGCCATCAGCGTCGGCATCGGGATGTTCATCGCCTTCATCGGGTTCGTCGACGCGGGCTTCGCGACCCGCATCCCCGGCGAGACCGGGACCGTGCCGGTCCAGCTCGGCTCCACGGGCCAACTGTCCGGCTGGCCGGTACTCGTCTTCTGCCTCGGTGTGCTGCTCACCATCTCCCTGGTGACGCGGAAGGTGCGCGGCGCGATCCTGCTGTCCATCGTCACGATGACCGTCGTGGCCATCGTCATCGACGCGATCGCCGACATCGAACCGACCGCCTGGGGGCTGACCGTGCCCTCCATCCCGGACGACGTGGTGGCCTTCCCGGACTTCGGACTCGTCGGTTCCTTCAGTCTCTTCGGCGCCTTCGAGCAGGTCAGCGTCGTCACCGTCGTCCTGCTCGTCTTCACCCTGGTGCTCAGCGACTTCTTCGACACCATGGGCACGGTCGTCGGCGTCTCCAACGAGGCCGGACTGCTCGACGAGAAGGGCGACGTCCCCAACCTGGGCCGGATCCTGCTCATCGACGGTGCGGCCGCGGCCGCCGGCGGTCTGGCCTCCGCCTCCTCCGCCACGTCCTACGTCGAGTCCGCCGCCGGTGTCGGCGAGGGAGCCCGTACCGGCTTCGCCAACGTGGTCACCGGCGCGCTCTTCGGCCTGGCCCTGCTGCTCACCCCGCTCGCCACGGTGGTGCCCGCCCAGGCAGCCGCCCCCGCCCTGGTCGTCGTCGGCTTCCTGCTGATGACCCAGGTGCGGCACATCGACTGGCTGTCGTACGAGATCGCCATCCCGGCGTTCCTCACGATCGTCGTGATGCCGTTCACGTACTCCATCACCAACGGCATCGGCGCGGGCTTCATCGCCTACGTCGTCCTCAAGACGGTGCTGGGCAAGGCGCGGGAGGTGCACGCGCTGCTGTGGGTCACCGCGGCCCTGTTCGTCGTGTACTTCGCCATTGACCCGATCGAGCAGCTGATCGGCCTCAGGTAG
- a CDS encoding 5-dehydro-4-deoxyglucarate dehydratase: MTSAPLAARLTSGTGPLFFPVTAFGPDGALDLEAFRAHVRSGVDAGAAAVFACCGTGEFHALTPEEFRDCVVAAVEETAGRVPVVAGAGYGTALAVRYARLAEEAGADGILAMPPYLVVADQAGLVRHYSALAAATELAVIVYQRDNAVFTPETVVELAGTDGIIGLKDGHGDLDLMQRIVSAVRTDAPGRDFLYFNGLPTAELTGLAYRGIGVTLYSSAVFCFAPDIALAFHRAFTSGDDTTVERLLDGFYRPLVELRARRHGYAVSLVKAAVRMGGQDVGEVRPPLSEPSADHVKELADIIGRGRALLGDGAAG; this comes from the coding sequence GTGACCTCAGCCCCGCTCGCCGCCCGGCTCACCAGTGGCACCGGGCCGCTGTTCTTCCCCGTGACCGCGTTCGGACCGGACGGCGCCCTCGACCTCGAGGCGTTCCGCGCCCATGTGCGCTCCGGGGTCGACGCCGGCGCCGCGGCCGTCTTCGCCTGCTGCGGAACCGGCGAGTTCCACGCCCTGACCCCGGAGGAGTTCCGAGACTGCGTCGTCGCCGCCGTCGAGGAGACCGCCGGCCGGGTCCCCGTGGTCGCCGGCGCCGGATACGGCACGGCCCTCGCCGTCCGGTACGCGCGGCTCGCCGAGGAGGCCGGCGCGGACGGCATCCTCGCCATGCCGCCGTACCTGGTCGTGGCCGACCAGGCGGGGCTCGTGCGCCACTACTCCGCGCTCGCCGCCGCGACGGAGCTCGCCGTCATCGTCTACCAGCGGGACAACGCCGTGTTCACCCCGGAGACCGTCGTCGAACTGGCCGGGACGGACGGCATCATCGGCCTCAAGGACGGGCACGGCGACCTCGATCTGATGCAGCGCATCGTCAGCGCCGTCCGCACGGACGCCCCCGGGCGGGACTTCCTCTACTTCAACGGGCTCCCCACCGCCGAGCTCACCGGCCTCGCCTACCGCGGCATCGGCGTCACCCTCTACTCGTCCGCCGTCTTCTGCTTCGCCCCCGACATCGCCCTCGCCTTCCACCGCGCGTTCACGAGCGGCGACGACACGACCGTCGAACGGCTGCTCGACGGCTTCTACCGGCCGCTCGTCGAACTGCGGGCCCGGCGCCACGGATACGCCGTCTCCCTGGTCAAGGCGGCGGTACGGATGGGCGGCCAGGACGTGGGGGAGGTGCGGCCACCGCTCAGCGAGCCCTCCGCGGACCACGTCAAGGAACTCGCCGACATCATCGGCCGCGGCCGCGCGCTCCTCGGGGACGGAGCCGCCGGGTGA
- a CDS encoding NAD-dependent epimerase/dehydratase family protein, whose product MPAPRTVLLTGAAGGLGTLMRGLLPAYGYELRLFDMNPIEGEPDAVTAELADTDALREAVRGVDAVLHLAGISLEAPFEKILRANIEGTYHLYEAARAEGVRRVVFASSNHAVGFTPRPREGDPLIPVGTPRRPDTYYGLSKGFGEDLAQLYWDRYGIETVSVRIGSCFMEPSTVRMLSVWLSPGDGARLFHAALTAEGVGHTVVHGSSANTRLWWDLSTARALGYDPQDDSEQFAEKLVAEQGELDPDDPAHACLGGPFVTDPPRWPH is encoded by the coding sequence ATGCCCGCACCCCGCACCGTCCTGCTCACCGGCGCAGCCGGCGGCCTCGGCACCCTGATGCGGGGGCTGCTGCCCGCGTACGGATACGAGCTGCGCCTCTTCGACATGAACCCCATCGAGGGCGAGCCGGACGCGGTCACCGCCGAACTCGCCGACACGGACGCCCTGCGCGAGGCCGTCAGGGGCGTGGACGCGGTCCTCCATCTGGCGGGCATCTCCCTGGAGGCGCCGTTCGAGAAGATCCTCCGGGCCAACATCGAAGGCACGTACCACCTCTACGAGGCGGCACGGGCGGAAGGCGTCCGGCGCGTGGTCTTCGCCTCCAGCAACCACGCCGTCGGCTTCACCCCGCGCCCGCGCGAGGGCGACCCGCTGATCCCCGTCGGCACCCCGCGCCGCCCGGACACCTACTACGGCCTGTCCAAGGGCTTCGGCGAGGACCTCGCCCAGCTCTACTGGGACCGGTACGGCATCGAGACGGTCTCGGTCAGGATCGGCTCCTGCTTCATGGAGCCCAGCACCGTGCGGATGCTCTCCGTGTGGCTGAGTCCCGGCGACGGGGCACGCCTCTTCCACGCCGCGCTGACCGCCGAGGGGGTCGGCCACACCGTGGTCCACGGCTCCTCCGCGAACACCCGGCTGTGGTGGGACCTGTCCACGGCCCGCGCGCTCGGGTACGACCCCCAGGACGACTCCGAGCAGTTCGCGGAGAAGCTCGTCGCCGAGCAGGGGGAACTGGACCCGGACGACCCGGCGCACGCCTGTCTGGGCGGGCCGTTCGTGACCGACCCGCCCCGCTGGCCGCACTGA
- a CDS encoding TerD family protein gives MTPGSNIPLAAARVAVDVAAPVRLDVSGLLLTADGKVRSDDDFIFYNQPSGPGVTYRSGGGSAPDAIVVDTAAVPAGIEKIVVTASPDAAGQTFQGIEPTATVRNADDGTALATFTPPRLGAETALVVVEIYLRNGAWKARAVGQGYANGLAGIATDFGVSVDEEPAAAPAATPAPAPAPAPAPAAAPQAPAAPPAVAAAPAAAAPGSGKINLDKGRVSLQKNQTVSLVKGGRPLLSQVKMGLGWEPAYRGRDIDLDASVIAYGPQRNHLDSCYFGKLSILNGSVKHSGDNLTGEGAGDDEVIVVDLGRLPAEATGLVFTVNSFSGQKFTEVAKAYCRLIDAATGEELVRFDLTSAEPQTGVMMAKLIRQFSGEWEMTAMGEFVKSRTVRGMVKPAAQAL, from the coding sequence ATGACCCCCGGCTCGAACATCCCCCTGGCCGCCGCCCGCGTGGCGGTGGACGTCGCCGCCCCGGTGCGGCTCGACGTATCGGGCCTGCTGCTCACCGCCGACGGCAAGGTGCGCTCCGACGACGATTTCATCTTCTACAACCAACCCTCGGGCCCCGGCGTGACCTACCGGTCGGGCGGCGGCTCCGCGCCGGACGCGATCGTGGTCGACACCGCGGCCGTCCCGGCGGGCATCGAGAAGATCGTCGTCACCGCCAGCCCCGACGCGGCGGGGCAGACCTTCCAGGGCATCGAGCCCACCGCCACGGTCCGCAACGCCGACGACGGCACCGCACTCGCGACCTTCACCCCGCCGCGCCTGGGCGCGGAGACCGCCCTGGTGGTCGTGGAGATCTATCTGCGGAACGGCGCGTGGAAGGCCCGCGCCGTCGGCCAGGGGTATGCGAACGGGCTGGCCGGCATCGCGACCGACTTCGGCGTCTCGGTCGACGAGGAGCCGGCCGCCGCGCCCGCTGCGACTCCGGCACCTGCCCCGGCCCCGGCCCCGGCCCCCGCTGCGGCGCCGCAGGCACCTGCCGCACCCCCGGCCGTGGCTGCGGCCCCCGCCGCGGCCGCACCCGGCTCCGGAAAGATCAACCTCGACAAGGGCCGCGTCAGCCTCCAGAAGAACCAGACGGTCTCCCTGGTCAAGGGCGGCCGCCCGCTGCTGTCCCAGGTCAAGATGGGGCTCGGCTGGGAGCCCGCCTACCGCGGCCGGGACATCGACCTGGACGCCTCCGTGATCGCGTACGGCCCGCAGCGCAACCACCTCGACAGCTGCTACTTCGGGAAGCTGTCCATCCTGAACGGCTCGGTCAAGCACTCCGGCGACAATCTGACCGGTGAGGGCGCCGGCGACGACGAGGTGATCGTCGTGGACCTCGGCAGGCTCCCGGCCGAGGCCACCGGACTGGTCTTCACGGTGAACTCCTTCTCGGGCCAGAAGTTCACCGAGGTCGCGAAGGCGTACTGCCGGCTGATCGACGCCGCCACGGGCGAGGAGCTGGTGCGTTTCGACCTCACCAGCGCCGAACCGCAGACCGGGGTGATGATGGCGAAGCTCATCCGCCAGTTCTCCGGCGAGTGGGAGATGACGGCCATGGGCGAGTTCGTGAAGTCCCGCACGGTCCGGGGCATGGTCAAGCCCGCCGCACAGGCTCTGTGA
- a CDS encoding TROVE domain-containing protein gives MARFNIRPTRARAVSPVRTTGRSTVTHQGGRGHVRDVRSELFLLAVANFVSQQTFYESGEARDDRFTALARRLAVEDPEWTAGLIGWLRGDAGMRTASLVAAAEYVKARLDAGATDGPANRQVVASVLRRADEPGELLGYWTSRYGRNIPKPVKRGTADAVRRLYNGKSLLKYDTAARGYRFGDVLNLVHASPDPDKPWQGELFRYALDRRHHPDTAVPPASNRTLGAHRALMALPAGQRRAVVEAPDAAERLAGAGMTWEALAGWLQGPLDATAWEAVIPSMGAMALVRNLRNFDQAGVSDEVAARVAAKISDPEVVAASRQFPFRYLAAYRHAPSLRWSYPLETALGHSLANVPALPGRTLILVDRSGSMWSRLSDRSELNRADAAAIFGTALAMRAADADLVEFGTTSRPVTYRRGESVLKVLGRFGDLGGTDTSGAVRRHYRKHDRVLIVTDEQAMYSHHGDPAAQVPDRVPVYTWNLAGYRAGHGPSGTGNRHTFGGLTDAAFRMVPLLEAGRDADWPWVAD, from the coding sequence ATGGCACGCTTCAACATCCGCCCCACCAGGGCCCGTGCGGTCTCGCCCGTACGGACGACCGGGCGGAGCACGGTCACCCACCAGGGCGGCCGAGGTCACGTGCGCGACGTCCGCTCCGAGCTCTTCCTGCTCGCCGTCGCCAACTTCGTGTCCCAGCAGACCTTCTACGAGTCCGGCGAAGCCCGGGACGACCGCTTCACGGCGCTCGCCCGCCGACTCGCCGTCGAGGACCCGGAGTGGACCGCCGGCCTGATCGGCTGGCTCCGGGGCGACGCGGGCATGCGTACCGCCTCGCTCGTCGCCGCCGCCGAGTACGTGAAGGCCCGGCTGGACGCCGGGGCCACCGACGGCCCGGCGAACCGGCAGGTCGTCGCGTCCGTGCTGCGTCGTGCCGACGAGCCGGGCGAACTGCTCGGCTACTGGACCTCCCGGTACGGGCGGAACATCCCGAAGCCGGTGAAGCGCGGCACCGCCGACGCCGTCCGCCGCCTCTACAACGGGAAGTCGCTGCTGAAGTACGACACCGCGGCCAGGGGCTACCGGTTCGGCGACGTGCTGAACCTGGTGCACGCCTCGCCGGACCCGGACAAGCCGTGGCAGGGCGAGCTGTTCCGGTACGCCCTGGACCGCCGGCACCACCCGGACACTGCCGTCCCGCCCGCCTCGAACCGAACGCTCGGCGCACACCGGGCGCTGATGGCGCTCCCGGCCGGGCAGCGGCGCGCCGTGGTCGAGGCGCCGGACGCGGCCGAGCGGCTGGCCGGGGCCGGGATGACCTGGGAGGCGCTGGCGGGCTGGCTGCAGGGGCCGCTGGACGCCACCGCCTGGGAGGCCGTGATCCCGTCCATGGGGGCCATGGCCCTGGTGCGGAATCTGCGGAACTTCGACCAGGCCGGGGTGTCCGACGAGGTGGCGGCACGGGTCGCCGCGAAGATCTCGGACCCGGAGGTGGTCGCGGCCTCGCGGCAGTTCCCGTTCCGCTACCTGGCCGCCTACCGGCACGCCCCGTCGCTGCGCTGGTCGTACCCGCTGGAGACGGCGCTCGGCCACTCGCTGGCGAACGTGCCGGCGCTGCCCGGCCGGACACTGATCCTGGTCGACCGCTCCGGCTCGATGTGGTCGCGGCTCTCGGACCGGTCGGAGCTGAACCGCGCGGACGCGGCGGCGATCTTCGGCACGGCGCTGGCGATGCGGGCGGCCGACGCGGACCTGGTGGAGTTCGGGACGACCAGCCGGCCCGTGACGTACCGGCGGGGCGAGTCGGTGCTGAAGGTGCTGGGCAGGTTCGGCGACCTGGGTGGCACCGACACCAGCGGGGCGGTGCGCCGGCACTACCGGAAGCACGACCGGGTGCTCATCGTCACCGACGAGCAGGCGATGTACAGCCACCACGGCGACCCGGCCGCGCAGGTGCCGGACCGCGTCCCGGTCTACACCTGGAATCTTGCCGGGTACCGGGCCGGCCACGGGCCCTCCGGCACCGGCAACCGGCACACCTTCGGCGGCCTGACGGACGCGGCCTTCCGCATGGTGCCGCTGCTGGAGGCAGGGCGGGACGCGGACTGGCCCTGGGTGGCCGATTGA
- a CDS encoding alkaline phosphatase PhoX, which translates to MPLTRREFTTRSALTGAGVALTGAVGALATAPGALAAEEGVEEGAGAAAGGVRHGYGPLVPDPEGILALPAGFSYRIVTHSGVTTLETGESTPSNHDGTAAFEGPRGVTLLVVNHELKGPRAKWKYPVPLTEGLVYDPAAAGGCTVVETHRDGRTAAWVGIAGTSTNCAGGRTPWGTWLTCEENADRAGQNGMTKDHGYVFEVDPYDRRANRRPHPIKAFGRYEHEAVVIDTRHGHAYLTEDASGPNGLFYRWVPPAGFHHGRGRLRHLPEGAGVLQAPKCYDAGGRFVDDLSRATRTGTVYGVDWVDVPDRDARTVPVRKQFAEGAVTRARKLEGMWWADGGTYIVSSYAREESPGRPHDGQVWFYDPRRRTLTLKVLLGVNPDPAADAAFDGPDNITVSPYGGLVIAEDGEGFQHLFGATESGRTYPIARNELNIGTEEEPEYSEFTGVVFSPDGRTLYANIQTPGITLAVTGPWRRGPRH; encoded by the coding sequence ATGCCCCTCACCCGCAGGGAATTCACCACACGGTCCGCGCTCACCGGCGCGGGCGTGGCACTCACCGGTGCCGTCGGGGCACTCGCCACGGCGCCGGGGGCGCTCGCGGCCGAGGAGGGGGTCGAGGAGGGCGCCGGAGCGGCCGCGGGCGGTGTGCGGCACGGCTACGGGCCGCTCGTACCGGACCCCGAGGGCATCCTCGCCCTCCCCGCCGGCTTCTCGTACCGGATCGTCACCCACAGCGGTGTGACGACGCTCGAAACGGGCGAGTCCACCCCGTCCAACCACGACGGCACCGCCGCGTTCGAGGGCCCTCGCGGCGTCACCCTCCTCGTGGTCAACCACGAGCTCAAGGGCCCCCGCGCGAAATGGAAGTACCCGGTGCCGCTCACCGAGGGCCTCGTCTACGACCCCGCCGCCGCCGGCGGCTGCACCGTCGTCGAGACCCACCGCGACGGCCGCACCGCCGCATGGGTCGGCATCGCGGGCACCTCCACCAACTGCGCCGGTGGGCGGACCCCTTGGGGCACCTGGCTCACCTGCGAGGAGAACGCCGACCGGGCCGGTCAGAACGGCATGACCAAGGACCACGGGTACGTCTTCGAGGTCGACCCCTACGACCGGCGCGCCAACCGTCGTCCCCACCCGATCAAGGCCTTCGGCCGGTACGAGCACGAGGCCGTCGTCATCGACACCCGGCACGGCCACGCCTATCTGACGGAGGACGCATCCGGTCCGAACGGCCTGTTCTACCGCTGGGTCCCGCCGGCCGGCTTCCACCACGGCCGCGGCAGGCTGCGCCACCTCCCCGAGGGCGCCGGAGTGCTCCAGGCGCCCAAGTGCTACGACGCCGGGGGCCGTTTCGTGGACGACCTCTCCCGCGCCACGAGGACAGGGACCGTGTACGGCGTGGACTGGGTCGACGTACCCGACCGTGACGCCCGGACCGTCCCCGTGCGCAAGCAGTTCGCCGAAGGCGCGGTCACCCGCGCGCGCAAGCTCGAAGGCATGTGGTGGGCCGACGGCGGCACCTACATCGTGTCCTCGTACGCCCGTGAGGAGAGCCCCGGCCGCCCCCACGACGGACAGGTCTGGTTCTACGACCCGCGCCGCCGGACCCTGACCCTCAAGGTGCTGCTCGGTGTGAACCCGGACCCCGCGGCCGACGCCGCGTTCGACGGCCCGGACAACATCACCGTCTCCCCGTACGGCGGCCTCGTCATCGCCGAGGACGGCGAGGGCTTCCAGCACCTGTTCGGGGCGACCGAGAGCGGCCGCACCTACCCGATCGCCCGCAACGAGCTCAACATCGGCACCGAGGAGGAGCCGGAGTACAGCGAGTTCACCGGCGTGGTCTTCTCACCCGACGGACGCACGCTGTACGCCAACATCCAGACGCCGGGCATCACGCTCGCCGTCACGGGCCCGTGGAGGCGCGGGCCCCGCCACTGA
- a CDS encoding endonuclease/exonuclease/phosphatase family protein, whose translation MPSIPRSAAVAAVVASALAAGLLAGSSSAAADAENADADVRIHDIQGTTRTSPLVGRQVADVEGIVIGVRTYGSSRGFWIQDAQADADPATSEGLFVFTSSTPTVATGDAVKVSGTVGEFVPGGLNSGNQSITQISKPAVTVVSSGNALPAPVTITARSVPSAYAPEGDPAAGNSINALPLRPRSYALDYYESLEGSNVRIGTSRVVGATDPYSELWVTVKPWENPTVRGGARYGSYTSQNTGRLQIQSLVPVAQQPFPKANVGDVLSGTTEGPLDFNQFGGYTLTARTLGTVQDRGLERESARQERRGELSVATYNVENLDPSDPQEKFDALARAVVDNLATPDIIALEEIQDNTGAKNDGVVAADQTVRKFTEAIVAAGGPAYDFRSVDPEDNKDGGEPGGNIRQVFLFNPERVSFTDRAGGTATAATAVVREKGRAALTLSPGRVDPANAAWENSRKPLAGEFVFRGRTVFVIANHFGSKGGDEGLTSHHQPPARSSEAKRLLQAQTVNVFVKDILKAQRNADVVVLGDINDFEFSETTKALTAGGALYPAIKSLPRAERYSYVYQGNSQVLDQILTSPSIDDFSYDSVHINAEFADQNSDHDPQVLRFRP comes from the coding sequence ATGCCATCCATACCGAGATCTGCCGCCGTCGCAGCCGTCGTGGCCTCCGCACTGGCCGCCGGTCTGCTCGCCGGTTCCTCCTCGGCCGCCGCCGATGCCGAGAACGCGGACGCGGACGTCCGCATTCACGACATCCAGGGCACGACCCGTACGTCCCCGCTCGTCGGCCGGCAGGTCGCGGACGTCGAGGGCATCGTCATCGGTGTCCGCACCTACGGCTCCTCGCGCGGCTTCTGGATCCAGGACGCCCAGGCCGACGCCGACCCCGCCACCAGCGAGGGCCTCTTCGTGTTCACGAGCTCCACGCCGACGGTCGCCACCGGCGACGCGGTCAAGGTCTCGGGCACGGTCGGCGAGTTCGTCCCCGGCGGCCTCAACTCCGGCAACCAGTCGATCACCCAGATCTCCAAGCCGGCCGTCACCGTGGTCTCCTCGGGCAACGCGCTGCCCGCGCCGGTGACGATCACCGCCCGGTCCGTGCCGTCGGCGTACGCGCCCGAGGGCGACCCGGCGGCCGGGAACAGCATCAACGCGCTGCCGCTGCGGCCCCGCTCGTACGCCCTGGACTACTACGAGTCCCTGGAGGGCAGCAACGTCCGGATCGGCACCTCGCGCGTCGTCGGTGCCACCGACCCGTACTCGGAGCTGTGGGTCACGGTGAAGCCGTGGGAGAACCCGACCGTGCGCGGCGGCGCCCGCTACGGCTCGTACACCTCCCAGAACACCGGCCGCCTCCAGATCCAGTCGCTGGTGCCGGTCGCCCAGCAGCCGTTCCCGAAGGCGAACGTCGGCGACGTGCTCTCCGGTACGACCGAGGGCCCGCTGGACTTCAACCAGTTCGGCGGGTACACCCTCACGGCCCGCACCCTCGGCACGGTGCAGGACCGCGGTCTGGAGCGCGAGAGCGCCCGCCAGGAGCGCCGCGGCGAACTGTCCGTGGCCACGTACAACGTGGAGAACCTGGACCCGTCGGACCCCCAGGAGAAGTTCGACGCCCTGGCCCGCGCCGTCGTCGACAACCTCGCGACGCCCGACATCATCGCCCTGGAGGAGATCCAGGACAACACGGGCGCGAAGAACGACGGCGTGGTCGCCGCGGACCAGACCGTCCGCAAGTTCACGGAGGCGATCGTCGCCGCCGGCGGTCCGGCGTACGACTTCCGCTCGGTCGACCCCGAGGACAACAAGGACGGCGGCGAGCCCGGCGGCAACATCCGCCAGGTGTTCCTCTTCAACCCGGAGCGCGTCTCCTTCACCGACCGCGCGGGCGGCACGGCGACCGCCGCGACCGCCGTCGTCCGGGAGAAGGGCCGCGCCGCGCTCACCCTCTCCCCCGGCCGGGTCGACCCGGCGAACGCCGCCTGGGAGAACAGCCGCAAGCCGCTCGCGGGAGAGTTCGTCTTCCGCGGCCGCACGGTGTTCGTCATCGCCAACCACTTCGGCTCGAAGGGCGGTGACGAGGGCCTGACGTCGCACCACCAGCCGCCGGCCCGCTCCTCCGAGGCCAAGCGCCTCCTGCAGGCGCAGACCGTGAACGTCTTCGTGAAGGACATCCTGAAGGCCCAGCGCAACGCGGACGTGGTCGTGCTCGGGGACATCAACGACTTCGAGTTCTCGGAGACCACGAAGGCGCTGACGGCCGGCGGTGCGCTGTACCCGGCCATCAAGTCGCTGCCTCGCGCGGAGCGTTACTCGTACGTGTACCAGGGCAACAGCCAGGTGCTCGACCAGATCCTGACCAGCCCGTCGATCGACGACTTCAGCTACGACAGCGTCCACATCAACGCGGAGTTCGCCGACCAGAACAGCGATCACGACCCGCAGGTGCTGCGCTTCCGCCCGTAG